A stretch of Sphingomonas sp. JUb134 DNA encodes these proteins:
- a CDS encoding N(4)-(beta-N-acetylglucosaminyl)-L-asparaginase, producing MASASVARAAPASRALIVSTWDFGAAANAAAFARFKSGGTLIDAVEAGAQVPEADPTNHSVGYGGYPDRDGHVTLDAIIMDDRGHVGAVAALEDILHPISVARRVMEKTPHTMLVGEGARQFAVAEGFERTKLLTPEAEAAWRDWLKTAKYQPVANIENQRGSALDHDTIGIVACGPDGRLAGACTTSGMAFKLRGRVGDSPQAGCGLMVEPGVGAATATGVGEEVTRIAGTARITSSMRMGMTPHAACREAVQHIAKLRGEAVRDAQVAFLAIDAKGQVGAFAHLPGFTYAVTDTSGRTSIHAAQSLKGPAGAKN from the coding sequence ATGGCGTCCGCCTCGGTGGCGCGGGCAGCGCCCGCCAGCCGCGCCCTGATCGTCTCCACCTGGGATTTCGGTGCCGCGGCGAACGCAGCCGCCTTCGCCCGTTTCAAGTCCGGCGGCACGCTGATCGACGCGGTCGAGGCCGGGGCGCAGGTGCCGGAGGCGGACCCCACCAACCATTCGGTCGGCTATGGCGGCTATCCGGACCGCGACGGGCACGTAACCCTCGACGCCATCATCATGGATGACCGGGGGCATGTCGGCGCGGTTGCGGCGCTGGAAGACATTCTCCACCCGATCTCGGTCGCGCGGCGCGTGATGGAGAAGACGCCGCACACGATGCTGGTGGGCGAAGGCGCGCGCCAGTTCGCGGTTGCCGAGGGCTTCGAGCGCACCAAGCTGCTGACGCCGGAAGCCGAGGCGGCGTGGCGCGACTGGCTGAAGACCGCCAAGTACCAGCCGGTCGCCAACATCGAGAACCAGCGCGGCTCCGCACTCGACCACGACACCATCGGCATCGTCGCCTGCGGCCCCGACGGGCGGCTGGCGGGCGCGTGCACGACATCGGGCATGGCGTTCAAGCTGCGCGGCCGTGTCGGTGATTCCCCGCAGGCCGGCTGCGGGCTGATGGTCGAGCCGGGCGTTGGTGCCGCGACCGCGACGGGCGTGGGCGAGGAAGTCACCCGCATCGCCGGCACCGCCCGGATCACCAGCTCGATGCGGATGGGCATGACCCCGCACGCTGCCTGCCGCGAGGCCGTGCAGCACATTGCAAAGCTTCGCGGCGAGGCCGTCCGGGACGCGCAGGTCGCGTTCCTGGCGATCGACGCCAAGGGCCAGGTCGGCGCCTTCGCGCACCTGCCGGGCTTCACCTACGCCGTTACCGACACCTCAGGCAGGACCAGCATCCACGCCGCACAGAGCCTCAAAGGGCCGGCGGGCGCAAAGAACTAA